A stretch of DNA from Oncorhynchus tshawytscha isolate Ot180627B unplaced genomic scaffold, Otsh_v2.0 Un_contig_6792_pilon_pilon, whole genome shotgun sequence:
AACTAGATTTTCTCAAATGTTTAAATACTACTATATCCATTAATGATTCAACACAACTGCGCATGAGACCGCAGCAGACACTTGAACCTCATCATACTGGTTATGAAGGCTATTACCTCTGCTGCCAGGTCAGGGGCCATGCAAGAGCAGCTCTCTCAGATACTGTGGAGTCAGAATGATATAGAGATTGGTAACACTTTGCAATAACACTTTGTAATAAAGGATTCATAATTAATAATTAAATAGTTTATTCATCATTCATGTATCATTACTCCCACACTTTTTTAGTAAGCTGGTTATTCACACATTTATTAACAACTTTTATAGTCTGTAATAATGATACATAAGATCATTCATAACATGTTTAATGAATTAACTTATAAACTAACTTACTAATCGTTAGTAAAGTTGTTTTGCAGTCCCTAATCTAAAGGGAGGACTATTCACACTTTCTTActactttataaatgttttgaacAGTGACCAGTGTAAATTATCACAAAAATATGGACATTCCAATACTACCTGATGCTCCTTAAGATCCCAAAATGATCTAGAAAAAATCTATGGTAAACGATaagcacacaacacagaggaTTTTTATTCCAAAAAAGTCACACTTGTAGTAATGCGCTGAAGGAAGTAATGTGTTTTGTCTGAAAATGATAACATTCTTGTTTGTTGGCAGTGACTACCAAAACCAAAGTGTGGATTGCAGTCACTCATTAGAGCAgttcatagactgcttacagggtaatgGAACCAATATCCAAATACTTCATACTTCAAGTTTAAGGGGTTACAACCTTCAACCATACTTCTTCAAGTTGAGGTAGGCTTTGTCTCAGTTACATCATGGGGACAAATACTATTTGTCAGACGTcagaacaaccacactgtaatcTGACCCAATCATCCCTTAATGTTGTTTTCCATTTCTGTGGTGTTGTTTCCTCAGAAGAAAATGTGACTGAGAAATGTGATTTCCAGTTCAGTTGTATCAATCAATGATCTCAAAAGCATTTCAAGTTATTAGGGACAGTTCACAATTTACTCTGATTTTTTCACGACCCTCCATTtgttctttaaaaaatgtattcaaaataatgtGTACGACCACAAACAACAATAACTGTAGTGACCCTAAAAATGTGGATATCGACTTTGCCACTTCAGGATGCTTTTGTGGCGCATACGACACCACGCAGGTAACTGACAGGGACAGAAGGTTGACGGgacagaaggttgagggttcgccgACCACTAAGAACcagctcactctccctgtctgtttcatgAGGCCTACACTTTGATCAGAGCTGGCCacagacaatgatcagctagggggATATCAGATTTCCAACATGTGTCCAATTTCAGAACATGTATGCAAAGCgttttccaccaacaggtttctcTGCCAATGCACcccacaaccaataaacaaattATACGAACTTCAGATTTTTCAATTTCATGACAATCGTGACAAATAAAAAGACTATGCTCTTGCTCCACAAATGCTCTTGACTGGTGTAATCTGGGTCATCCCTAACATCAGACATGGGAATCAGAATGGCCACCAGTCTGAGGTAGGGTTTGATGTTGGCCCAGAAGTGATCAGCCAGGATTTGGCTATGGCACCAGCACTGTCGACCACTGACATCATTGTCAGCATAGATAGTTTGGGGCAGAGATCTGTCACTTATCCCCCCATGAGAAGCACGTTGGGAGTGACTGAGTCTGGTCAGGCAGGAGGATGATGAAGGGGAGTGGTACTTTTGCCCCATGGAGCACCAAGGGCAGTTGAAGGAAGGAGGAAAGTTTTGCCATCTGTCGTAACACTATGATGATCTGACCCCCCTGTCACTGGAGGATAAGGTGGAGTTGGCTTGTAAACTCTGTAAATGACCCTCAAGGTTGGTTCCTCTTCTCTCTGGACAGGTCGATGTTTGTAGCCGAGGGTGTCTGGCAAACAGCTCAAGCCCAGAGTTGGTTCTTGTGGATGGTGGTCTGGGAGAGCAATAGCTCACTGCTCTTTGACCTCCCTTCTGGAGGAAGGTGTACCCCAGAGGTAATGTTACTGGCCCATTCAACCCCCCGGCCAATAGGCAGCTTTGCAGCCTGTCCACCAGGGACTTTGCTTCGGCCCCCATGGGTAGAATTTGGAGACCATTGTCAACATAGAAGGTGTGCTCGACTGACTCCTGAACATCTGTGTTGCCATCATGGTGGTCCTGAGAATGTTTCTGAGTGCATAGATGGCACAGCAGGGACTACACATCGTTACGAAGGGTAAGACCTGCCCTTCATAGGTCCTCGGCACTGCTCCAAATTAACCTGAAGAGTGACTTGTCGGAGGGGAGAAGGTGCACATGTAGATGAACGCCTTTGATATCACTGCCTAATGCCACTGTGTGGTGTTTAAACCAGAGGAGCATGCAGAGCAGTAAAGGGCCATGGGTTGGTCCTTGTAGTAGGCATTTATTCAAGATCTGACCGTTGTGAAGGACACACTCTCTCCTTCAGGGGATATGGTGAATGACAAAAGCTCTGCTTACTTGGAGTACATTGTGATGTATAATGCGAAGGCTAGTACCTCTGGTTCACCCTCGAACCCAAGGCAATAAGCAGCAGCAGGAACACCGGTGGAACGTTCTGAGCCGTCCTCAAGAATGTCGTGTCTCCGTTGCCTCCTCGCCATGATGTAGGATGACTGACCATCTCTAGTGGTGAGTGGTTTGGGCGGTCAAGGTATCTCGGCTTTGTTGGTTCTGATCATAAGGACGCTCCTGTGCTCCTGCGGTAGGACCCCATGTAGCCCTATGAGCTGTAACTCCTTGCCGGTGTTGCTTGTCATAGGATGCATTCCTTTGGGGAGTGTTTTCGCCCCCACCTCCAGTAGCGGCCTTTAACTGAGATCCAATCCCTGACCTTCTCCCCCGAGAGCTGCTTGAACTCAGGATATGAGCCTAGGATGTGTTCTTCCCATTCACAGGAAGGACTATAGAATTGAAACTTGGGCTTGTTATGGTTCGATTGCTGCTGCTTACCATGAAGAGAGCTTTAATTGGCTTGTTTACTGTCACGTTCACTGGTCAGGAACATGCTGGTGGTACCCAGGCACTGTGGTTCTTTCTTTTTAACCTCCTTCTTGTCCTGGTAGAGCACAAAATCTGAGATACCACAAATCAAGCAGTTCACAATAAACGCATCATAGAAAGCAGGTGGTCGTTTACCCAGCAACAGGTCCACATGTGAACCACAATTGAGCCCAGCGCTGTGGTCAATTTTCAATGTCTGCAGCATGCGTATCAAGGATTGGATGGAAGCGAATTCTTGGAAGACCTACCCTCATGTGGCGCATTGAGGATGTTACCAATTTCACTCTGCACAAGCTGACGGGGCTGTccatgcttggcattcagggagTTGAGAGCTGAGGTGTATGGCCTGGTGTCATAAATGTAATGTATGACTTTGCCATTTTCTGTGCACTTGTCAGTTTCAGACGATCCAGGAGCACATTGCAGTCGTTCTAGCTGTTTGGCTATTGTTTCATGTGCTTCAAAGACTTGTCGTTTGCAGGTGTTCAAGTGTCTACACTCTTCATCAGCTTGAGTGTCCTCTATGATTTGGTGTTTGACCTCCTCTAGTTTAAAGAGGTTTATACTCTTCCTGAGAGCAGCAGCTTGTGAGTCACTCAGGGCCTCTGATGGGACTGCACTCCATCCATTCCCACAGCTCTGAAGTGAACGGTATGAAGAGCTGCCTTCCGTTCTCATTGAATGAGATGATTTAGTCGATCTGAGAGATTTAACAGAACGTCGCTCTGATCTCCCAGTGTGCCTCCTCTGTGAGGTGTCTTACAGAGACCGGTGAAATGGCAGGCCTTCATGTGTTGGGGCCTCGGATGAAGAGTGCTTGGAGTGCTTGAGTGCGTTTTGCAGCATCCATTCATTGTATCCATTCAATTATCGATGTGTGTGCtaaaaataataaacaacaaAACATATCTGCATTAGGATATTTTCATATGAAGAATTCACATGATCACATCTTGGATCCTCAACATAACTTGTCAACCATTTCACCACAAACTGAACACAGCACATCTTAAAATGTGCATCTATACACATATGAAAAAGAAAGCAGAATGTTAACAATATGTTGggctacttgcacattcatcttctgcacatctaccattccagtgtttaattgctatgttgtaattatttcgccttaCTCCCGTTATCTTTTtatgctgcaggggcagtattgagtagcttggaggaaaggtgcccatatcaaatggcctgctcctcagtcatagttgctaatatttgcatattattattagtattggatagaaaatactctgacatttctaaaactgtttgaatgatgtctgtgagtaaaatAGAACTCATATTGGCTGtcaaaatcctgagttgaaatcaaaacagaaagtcagaaatctgagcttgtatgtattcaccagagtccccaatgaaatccccttaagatatgaatgatgttgcactgcctaggggttccactagatgtcaaccatcaatataaattataatgaggcttcaatgttgttgtgggagtgaatgagagcagaatgtaTCAGATGTCCATCAGTCAGCCATTTTGTGATTGCGctttttcctcatggtagtcacttgcgttccattgctcacgaagacaagaaggagtactccggttggaactttattgaagttGTTAAAAACATAATATGATGGATTCTGTACTTATTTTGAAACATTTCTTTgaccggtaatatcactttttgaagtttttgtctgaTATAACGCTGACCAGGATTAgcatttggatatgtataccaaacgcgctaacaaaaggaggtatttggacataaataacggatatTTTCGAACAAAACCAAAATAAATTGTGGAcatgggattcctggagtgctttctgatgtataTCATCAAAGGtgagggaatatttatcatgtaatttcttgtttatgttgacgccatctttgcggctgtggtgtttttacttttgagcgccgtctcagattattgcatgcgtttctttttccgtaaagtttttttgaaatctgacacagcggttgcattaaaggagaggtatatctataattccatgtataTAACtcgtattatcatctacatttatgatgagtatttctgttgaaacgatgtggctatgcaaaatcccttgatgtttttggaacaagTGAATCTAATAAGCCAATGTAAACTTTTTTTATatgaatatgaactttatcaaacaaaccatgcatgtattgtgtaacatgaagtcctatgagtttcatctgatgaagataattcaaggttagtggtTAATGTTATCTTTATTTCTggttttgtgaatgctatattttgctggaaaatggctgtgcttattgtggtttggtggagacctaacataatcgtttgtagtgctttcgctgaagaGGCTATTTGAAAATCGGACACTTTGGggggattaacaacgagaatagctttaaaatgatatcagacacatgtatgttttaggaattgtaattatgagatttctgtggttttaatttggcgccctctattttcactggtagttgtcatatcaatcccggtATCGATATAATGCTATTTCTAACGAGAACGTGTtcacaactagcctacctggttaaataaaggtgaaattttaaTTAAAAAGTGACTTATGTTTGGAGGCACAGAAGACATAAATCATATTGATAATGCTGGAAAGGTTGCTTACAACTGCCTGGATTGTTTGGCACTGAACTAAAAGACAACGGAATTCAGGTATATAAGAAGGGAAATTGGAAAGCGCCATTTGAGGACCGATACGTAGCAATCTCTACACATCTATATGGCTGAGGTGCTTGcaattaacttctttgggatagggggcagtatttatcacgtccggatgaaaagcgtgcccagagtaaactgcctgctactcaggtccagaagctaggatatgcatattattagtagatttggatagaaaacactctgaaggttctaaaacggtttgaatgatgtctgtgagtatagcagaactcatatggcaggcgaaaacctgagaaagatccaaccaggaagtgggaaatctgaggtttgtagtttttcaagtgattgcctatccaatatataGTGTAAATGGTATATTGCACGTCCtaactagatgtcagcagtctttagaacgttgtttcaggcttctactatgaaggcggagcgaataagagctgtttgaaccagTGGTCTGGCTGAAAGCCATGAGTTGTTAATCGCGCGCGGGCGTGAGCGCGAGCTCCGTTCCCTttcctttctaaagacaaaggaattgtccggttggaatttcattgaagatttatgataaaaacatcctaaagattgattatatacatcgtttgacatgtttctacatgtttctacgaactgtaattgAACTTTTTGACTTCATCTTTTCATCTTGACTTAGTGCCCGATCCTTGTGCATTTGGAATAGTGAACTGAACGCGCAatcaaaaaggaggtatttggatctaaatatggactttatcgaacaaaagaaacatttattgtggaactgggattcctgggagtgcattcggatgaagatcgtcaaaggtaagtgaatatttataatgctatttctgacttttgttgactccacaacatggcgggtatctgtatggcttgtttggTGGCTAAGCTCTGTACTCAggtaatcgcatggtgtgcttttgccataaagctttttgaaatcatcacatcactgctctagaggagatctgcatggaggaatgggccaaaataccagcaacagtgtgtgaaaaccttgtgaagacttacagaaaactttgacctctgtcattgccaacaaagggtatataacaaagtattgagataaacttttgttattgaccaaatagttattttccaccataatttgcaaataaattcataaaaaatcctacaatgtgattttctggattttttgttctcattttgtctgtcatagttgaagtgtacctgtggtgagaattacaggcctctctcatctttttaagtgggagaacttgcacaattgatgcctgactaaatacttgccccactgtaactgaaAATGTGCATAGCACCACCTACTGTGTCCGAACAGGCATAAAGCTAAGATAGGTAGGATAAGTTCCACCAGCAGTTATGGAATGTCTgctgacctggatggaattatgtaATTCTTATTTAGCACTTAGCAAGTCCCACCCAGCTGACTACTTAAAAATGGTGAAAGCCCTCAATGTTACTGCCCATGCTATAACAGGCTTTGGGCCAAGAGGGCCCTCTATCCAATCGATGATCATCTAAGACAGCTGAGTTCCAGAAAACATAGGGGGCAGCTATTCTGAAGTTGCCCCTACCTGCATTTCCAGCTGTGTCTTCAGATGTAGAAGAGATACAGTAGCATGAGATCAGCTGGAAACAAatggttctatatggtaccaAATATGGGTTCCTTGTAACCATAGCGGATTCCTTTTTGGTGCTATATGGAACCATTTTTGAAAGCTCTACCCTTTATTGAATCCTGTTCTCAACCGGCTGGTAGAAcattgttgtgtctttggctatgccggattaattgatatgacatgctattctataaaataatttctctgcaattaatatcacctgattgagctaatcatgcaAATGTAATTAAATAGCGAGTCGGgtaccacaaaataatatttatagagctgttatcttccgaataaactcttaaagacctagtaatattttacatcaatagcagtcaacattaatcttcattttacttcagtctcataatctgaaagttgtaaattcttggttatctgcaagaaccctggctaaAAATttaaatcagcaatacaaaattgggtttaattatttatttactaaatacctaactaagcACACAGAATTCAGATACACAAAGAATGAATTATACCTGGATAATTCTTTACGTcataggaaaacgtccctagcgggcagaacagatatgacagcttgttacacaaaggaaaagggtctgggtttgagaGAGCGGGAAGGCAGGAACAAAGGCGAAGCTgttatcgtaaatacagtatcttatgcattctaaattatcgcccatttggaaaaggaaaatgcaataaatatttactctgagctgcgcttcagtaggttggtggtagatggaagaccgtgttgccaaaccgagtcctctgtcctttgaagaatgtctctggtggtcacttggataagttgtagtaacgtcgttgtgtggtagatgagatactctgtctgttccttcctaacctgcgtttgcagctgcggtcactaactcaacggctaggaggtatcacttctgtagtgaataagagttcaaagatcataccattcgcaaccgaagttcatgctgatgttggcttcgttctgtagttttatctgaaccattctgacataggatcgCCATCCTCATATCCCCGGAACAGATAGTTATgtaggcagggagaggagggtgtttGAAAAGTTGTATAGCccttgtcccttcacaggggagggccactgattgagcagccctatcttatatcttataatcacatttcatcccatcacaaataatttcattttcaaacattgaaattgaacaacaattccatgtacatCTGATAACTCTGTTGGATAGACTTTCCGCTGtggagtttgtcatcttatcattgatgagaatgtctcaggtgacaaccgaactgacatcatattcattaagtaccactgcatatgttcaattgtttggattaccagaatatagttaatttccccccacattctgacgttcccagaatctctatgttaaccaagggttttgcaaatgtaaccttagtagggtagagagaggaaaaagggggaagaggtatatatgactgtcataaacctatcccccaggccaacatcatgacaacaTGTTCAGCCAATGGATTTAGAAGTGGATATGAAACAAACATTAAACCTGATTGGTCAACTCCCCCAGCCCTCCAGCATCAATTAACATAATTTGTATAGTTTTTGGTTGCTGCAGTTCAGTGTTGTGAGATTCAAACTTTGCACATTCAAAGGGCTGTAAGAAAACTCAAAAGCAGTcgccagacacagacacaaggcAGGAATTCAATTGGTGGGGGATTAATATAGCACCATTCCTGTTAATAGAGACCTTGAATAGTAggaatatgaaaataaatagtCAAAATGTAAAAAGGCTAAAAAACAAGAATTGTCAAAAGATTTGCTTAACCAGATGGTTGATATGTCAGTAAAAATACAGTGGACTAAGAATAGGtacatttagtttttttataCAAAATACGAATTTTGGTGACAAAAATGATTGAATTGTTGACAATACACTATAATAGGCAACATACATTGGTTTAACCACTTCATGACCCTTCAGTATTAAGGTTGCATATAAAATAATGTGTAGAATAGTTATAAAAACTATTATACATATTATTTAAAaatgtagaaaaacatgttggaaACTTGGATTAACCGAAATGTAAGAAAACCAAcactacctgaaaatacattaaTTTAATACATACATATGCAATTAACATAATTCGTAAAAATTTGACATCAGTCCGTATTTATTAAACGTTGACTATGCAGCCCTTTATAATGCACAGGTTTATGTCATATTTGACCTAGTGAGTTATGTAACATTTGACGTTAATGGCTATGTCACACAgttatgaaccctttatagaTGATGACATACTCTATAGATGCTTTGTGACACATTTATGTAGTATTTAtaaaggctttatgaagcctttataagctgCATGTCATTTAAAATGGGACACTTatgcaaatgagatatttctgaatttaatttgtaatacatttgtaaaaaaaaaaaaaaaaaacatgttttcactttctagttatgtggtgttgtgtgtggatGGATGAAAAAACATaactttttatacattttgaatgtaacacaacaacatgtgtaataagtcaaggggtatgaatactttctgaaggcaccgcaTTCACACTTCACCTGTAATGGAAAGGCTTTGGTATTATTTATACAGACGGTCTCTTCTCAGTTTGGCAGAGGCACACTTTCACCAAATACATACAGTTCAGATACACATTTACTTAATAGAACAGACAAACTTGTCTTTCATGTATGAATGAGTAAAGTTGTTCCTCTCAGTCACAGATTGTGAAGTATACCACCATCCTATGGCCACAGCACATACTGAAAGCAATccctgcccactgggcacagacatcaattcaatgtctaaTCCAAGTTGGTTAAAAATacaacaacgttgattcaaccagtgttggCCCAGTGGGTGTAAAACTCCACAGTAAAACTGTTTTTCAGCTGGGCTCTTCACTCCAGCATTTTGAATATGAAATCGAATGTTTCATGAGGCGACATTATAAAATGTCACCtattatttgagggtattttcatacatatgttTTACCGTTTAGGAACAAAAAGAaattatgtatctagtccccccatttgaagaagtcataagtatttggacaccttCACTTGTAGTGTATTAAATGTTGTAACCCTTTAAACGTAATGTTCAGTTAAATTATGTAGTTAGATATTGGTTCCCTTCACCTGTAAACAGTCTATGAACTTCTCTAATGAGTGACTGCAATCCACACTTTGGTTTTGATAGTCACTGCCAACAAACAAGAATGTCATCATTTTCAGACAAACACGTTACTTCCTTCAGCACACTATTACAGCAGTGTGACTGTTTTGgaataaaatgttcaatatatttCCTTTAACATCCTCTGTGTTGCGTGCTTATTGTTTAACCATTGATTTGTTCCAGGTCATTTTGAGACCTTAAAGAGCATCAGGTACTGCTGGAATGTCTACCAATAGCATGTCCATCTTTATGTGAGAAATTACACTGCTCACTGTTCAAAACATTTATAAGGTATCATAAAGTATGTAAAGTCTTCACTTTAGATTAGGGACTGCAACACGACTGTACTAATGGTTAGTAAATAGTTTATAAGTTCATTCATAAGATGTTTAATGAAATATCTTATATCATCATTACACAGTATAAAAGGTGTTAATAAGTGTGTGAATAACCAGCTTACTAAAGTCATTAATGCATATACTAATGATTAGCAAATAGTTTATAAATTAATTCATTAAACATCTCATGAATTATCTTATATATCATTATTACAGACTATAAAAGTTGTTAATAAATGTGTGAACAACTAGATGATTAAaacaaatgtgggagtaatgatacatgaatgatgaataaactatttactaatccATTATACATTCtttattataaagtgttaccaatcTCTATATTCATTCTGACTCCACAGCATCAGAGAGAGCTGCTCTtgtgtgacccctgacctggcaGCAGTGATGTAGTAAGAGTAATGGTAGTGTCTGCTGCGATCTCCACCACTGTTGTGCTTAATCATTAATGCATATTGTACTTATGTATACATGTGAGAATCCCTAACGGACAAAACATTTACgaatgtgggagtaatgattcaTATATAGTGAACAAACTGTAAATTCCTCACAAATGGTTTATTACTTAACATTATAGTGTTACCCTTAACTGCATATTCGTGCATTGTATCCTCAACTACTTACACAAAACACCATTGAGATATACCTGGACATTATGTGATATCATACAGTATTGAACATTTCAACTTTACTACACTTGATGAAGACGTTGTGTCACAAATGAGCCactagagggaggtgtttaacaACATATAGAACGACTCATGACGTATTCAGAATGTACTTTTAGAATACTTACATACTATTTATCATTAAATAACATGGAATAACCACAGCCTTAGGTTTTTGGAGTACACAATCCACAATGACTACAATGCCTTTTATAAAACAAGCTTATGCCTTCTCCAAGTCATTCAAATCCAATCCATCCAAATCATTCTGAATCAACATCACATATATCTATAGTGACAACACTGAGAACAGTAATGTCAGTGTATTgttacatgaaataaataattacaacaattgtaaaaaaaatatatatatatccaaccTATGTTTGTGAAAGTAGGGAATACAATTATAGGAACTTCAGATTTAAAATAAGTTTAGCTTTCACTTTGAACCATGGATAAAAGAAAGCATAAATTATTGGATTTATTAAGGAATTAACAAGTGGCAGAAAACGGATGAATACTGATAAATTGTcacttaaaaaatacaaaaataataaaataaatagtgtTGGAATCCAACAAATTAAAAAGGTGAAAACAACAATAGCTAGAGTTTTTGCTGCTTTCCTCTCAGACTTATTTGCCTGTACAGTTTTAACACCAGACACACTGGCAGCCTCTTTTGAAAATACCTTTCTGGCCTGTGATCTGGCCACCACAAAAATTTTCATATAAAGTGTTATAATAATGGAGCACGGGACAACCATTGTAAATAGAAGGTCAATTATATTACCCCAGATTGACCCTTCAACAATAAAACATTCTTTCAAACACCTACTGGGTACCAGTATATTTGCAACATTTTCTATATTAGCAGCACGGTAGATGATACAACAACACCAGGTGATGGATATACAACACATCATTCTTGTTATTGTTACTTTAGACTTGTACAATAAGGGATCACACACAGCAACATAGCGGTCAATAGATATCAAGACCAAATTGCCCAGAGATAAAGAAGTACATAAACAAGCAATGTAGGcatgaaacacacagaaatattccCCAAAACCCCAGCATGATTCCATTATTGCGACAGTCATTACTGGTATCACAATCAGTCCCACCAGGAGAtctgacacagccagagagaggatgagcaggTTGGTTGGAGTGTGGAGCTGCttgaagtgagagatggagatg
This window harbors:
- the LOC121844280 gene encoding trace amine-associated receptor 13c-like, translated to MEKHEDVQYCFQDRNSSCRKALLSTSIYITLYIFFSLISAVTVFLNLLVIISISHFKQLHTPTNLLILSLAVSDLLVGLIVIPVMTVAIMESCWGFGEYFCVFHAYIACLCTSLSLGNLVLISIDRYVAVCDPLLYKSKVTITRMMCCISITWCCCIIYRAANIENVANILVPSRCLKECFIVEGSIWGNIIDLLFTMVVPCSIIITLYMKIFVVARSQARKVFSKEAASVSGVKTVQANKSERKAAKTLAIVVFTFLICWIPTLFILLFLYFLSDNLSVFIRFLPLVNSLINPIIYAFFYPWFKVKAKLILNLKFL